In one uncultured Methanoregula sp. genomic region, the following are encoded:
- a CDS encoding alpha/beta hydrolase gives MATYVLVHGGDMSTDTWNRLSRRNTYPPGGQLGAKYWDGTAAYLESHGHEVFAPTLPDEHTHNLTDHIGGVCHLIESRDLRNVVLVGHSYGGMVITGIAERMPNRIRRLVYLDAALPDPGESLFSIFATAGIDPLSFPGLEAAPAYVETFWFDSRKIQRIPKTYFLCTESEFAGVTRIAKEKIAKNPGEWMYRELPASHVPMATMPDRFYRIMLEMANR, from the coding sequence ATGGCCACATATGTTCTTGTCCACGGCGGGGATATGTCGACGGATACATGGAACCGTCTCAGCCGGAGGAATACATATCCCCCTGGCGGTCAGCTGGGTGCAAAGTACTGGGACGGGACAGCTGCGTATCTTGAGTCCCATGGGCACGAGGTATTTGCACCGACCCTTCCAGATGAACACACCCACAACCTGACCGATCATATCGGGGGAGTCTGTCATCTTATCGAAAGCCGTGACCTCAGGAATGTCGTACTGGTCGGGCACAGCTATGGCGGGATGGTGATAACGGGCATTGCTGAGCGGATGCCCAACCGGATCAGGCGCTTAGTGTACCTTGATGCGGCACTGCCGGATCCGGGAGAGTCCCTGTTCTCCATATTCGCAACCGCCGGCATTGATCCGCTCTCGTTTCCCGGTCTCGAAGCAGCCCCGGCATACGTGGAGACGTTCTGGTTCGATTCCCGGAAGATCCAGCGGATTCCAAAAACATACTTCCTCTGCACGGAGAGTGAGTTCGCCGGGGTCACCCGCATAGCGAAAGAAAAAATCGCCAAAAATCCCGGGGAATGGATGTACAGGGAGCTGCCGGCATCCCATGTGCCGATGGCAACGATGCCGGACCGGTTTTACCGGATTATGCTTGAGATGGCGAACCGTTAG
- a CDS encoding radical SAM protein: protein MITQVHFLLTYQCTLECEHCFVCSSPLSEGTFTPSQISAVLDQAGRLGTVDTVYFEGGEPFLFYPVLLEGLRQARGRGLSAGIVTNGYFATSEENARCFLEPIKTLGISDLSISNDIFHCENRQDNAARRALDTAREMGLPAMVLALDPGGSGPETRASLREEKKGVISGGSIMFRGRAAAKLSRYAEARDWRQFTSCPYEDLRNPSRLHVDAYGNLQICQGICMGNVWERPLDELVRDYSPRNHTICGPLIEGGPAQLAKNLGYTPPEAGVADACHLCWLARKSVREKFPGILAPAQVYCDR, encoded by the coding sequence ATGATTACCCAGGTTCATTTCCTCCTGACGTACCAGTGTACCCTTGAATGCGAACATTGCTTTGTCTGCAGCAGCCCTTTGTCAGAGGGAACCTTCACCCCGTCCCAGATATCCGCTGTTCTCGATCAGGCGGGCAGGCTCGGAACGGTGGATACGGTCTATTTCGAGGGAGGGGAGCCATTCCTTTTCTATCCGGTCCTCCTTGAAGGCCTCCGTCAGGCACGGGGCAGGGGGCTCTCTGCAGGTATTGTGACCAACGGATATTTTGCCACGTCCGAAGAGAATGCACGGTGCTTCCTTGAACCGATCAAAACGCTCGGCATTTCGGACCTCAGCATCAGCAACGATATTTTCCACTGCGAGAACCGGCAGGATAATGCGGCCCGTCGTGCCCTGGATACGGCACGGGAGATGGGGCTTCCGGCCATGGTCCTGGCGCTGGACCCCGGCGGATCAGGTCCCGAGACCCGTGCATCCTTACGGGAGGAGAAGAAAGGTGTCATCTCTGGCGGGAGTATCATGTTCCGGGGCCGGGCTGCGGCAAAACTGAGCCGGTACGCGGAAGCCCGCGACTGGCGGCAGTTCACATCCTGCCCTTACGAGGATCTCCGGAACCCATCCCGCCTGCACGTAGATGCATACGGGAACCTCCAGATCTGCCAGGGGATCTGCATGGGAAACGTGTGGGAGCGGCCGCTTGATGAACTGGTACGGGATTATTCCCCGCGTAATCACACGATCTGCGGGCCGCTGATCGAAGGCGGACCGGCACAACTTGCAAAGAACCTCGGCTATACCCCCCCGGAAGCGGGCGTTGCCGATGCCTGCCACCTCTGCTGGCTTGCCCGTAAATCAGTCCGGGAGAAGTTCCCGGGCATTCTCGCACCGGCGCAGGTATACTGCGACAGGTAA
- a CDS encoding alpha/beta hydrolase, giving the protein MEGLPVQDVRNAEVNGVTLAYREFGSGYPLLLINGFASTMDTWNPPLLALLARHFHVIVFDNRGTGYSTASDEPFSIPLFAKDTTALMDTCGIGRACVLGLSMGASIAQELVLACPGRVEKLILVAGTGGGDAAVRMEPGVWNRLSDRSGELSELANRMFSVLFPEDWLATHDPWKYCPEVHETTSADNAARQATAFFDWPGSGERLTGIRCPVLVITGTDDVVIPPENAGILAERIRGARLVRFPGAGHGLQYQCPVEFVRTLLAFLGE; this is encoded by the coding sequence ATGGAAGGATTACCGGTACAGGATGTAAGAAACGCGGAGGTGAACGGGGTCACGCTCGCGTACAGGGAGTTCGGATCAGGGTATCCGCTTCTCCTGATCAACGGGTTTGCTTCAACAATGGATACATGGAATCCGCCATTGCTTGCGCTGCTTGCCCGGCACTTCCACGTCATTGTCTTCGACAACCGGGGCACCGGGTATTCCACCGCATCGGACGAGCCGTTCTCCATTCCCCTCTTTGCAAAAGATACGACTGCCCTGATGGATACATGCGGGATCGGGCGTGCCTGCGTACTTGGTCTCTCCATGGGAGCGTCCATCGCGCAGGAACTGGTGCTCGCCTGCCCGGGGCGAGTGGAGAAACTCATCCTCGTTGCGGGCACCGGTGGCGGAGATGCTGCCGTCCGTATGGAACCCGGTGTCTGGAACAGGCTCTCGGACAGGAGCGGGGAACTGAGCGAGCTTGCAAACCGGATGTTCTCCGTGCTCTTCCCGGAAGACTGGCTGGCGACCCATGACCCATGGAAGTACTGCCCCGAAGTGCACGAGACGACAAGTGCTGATAATGCCGCACGGCAGGCAACAGCGTTCTTTGATTGGCCGGGATCGGGGGAGCGGCTCACGGGGATCCGGTGCCCCGTATTGGTCATTACCGGCACTGATGATGTGGTAATCCCGCCGGAGAATGCCGGGATTCTTGCTGAAAGGATCCGTGGGGCACGTCTTGTCCGGTTCCCGGGCGCAGGGCACGGGCTGCAGTACCAGTGTCCGGTGGAATTTGTCAGGACGCTTCTGGCATTTCTCGGAGAATGA
- a CDS encoding alpha/beta hydrolase, whose amino-acid sequence MIQESPEELLALIREHAPDPRKPVPLMREDVSAFYEEMQEDVVNEGAHKAGKVMITDAVSGSWITLPDTGRDRVILFFHGGGFTTGSTDDHLGLCIRLARAAKAPVFSVDYRLSPEHAFPAPVQDALAAYRYLLSNGYPPHRILPVGISAGGTLVLSLLLSIRDEGRPMPLAGVCMSPVVDLLFPGESVTKNSDRDWITPARLQSIQKMYLAGQDPHDPMASPVHARMKGLPRLYIQMGTHELLLSDIGKFVDKARWAGVPVQAEIWEGMFHCWQIFASQIPEGKEAIEQAGAFIQSILAR is encoded by the coding sequence ATGATCCAGGAATCTCCTGAAGAACTCCTTGCCCTTATCCGGGAACATGCCCCCGATCCAAGGAAGCCCGTTCCACTCATGCGGGAGGACGTTTCCGCATTCTACGAGGAGATGCAGGAAGATGTCGTCAATGAGGGTGCACACAAAGCCGGAAAAGTAATGATCACGGACGCGGTTTCAGGCTCCTGGATTACTCTCCCGGACACCGGCAGGGACCGGGTGATCCTCTTCTTCCACGGGGGCGGGTTCACCACCGGGTCAACCGATGACCACCTGGGGCTCTGCATACGGCTTGCCCGGGCAGCCAAGGCCCCGGTATTTTCCGTGGACTACCGCCTCAGCCCCGAACACGCCTTTCCCGCTCCCGTACAGGATGCCCTGGCAGCGTACCGCTACCTGCTCTCCAATGGCTATCCCCCGCACCGTATTCTTCCCGTCGGGATATCTGCCGGGGGGACGCTCGTTCTCTCCCTCCTCCTGTCCATCCGCGACGAAGGCCGGCCCATGCCCCTTGCCGGTGTCTGTATGTCCCCGGTTGTTGACCTGCTTTTTCCGGGTGAATCAGTTACCAAAAACAGTGACCGGGACTGGATCACCCCGGCCCGTCTCCAGTCTATCCAGAAGATGTACCTTGCAGGCCAGGATCCGCATGACCCCATGGCCTCCCCGGTTCATGCCCGGATGAAGGGGCTGCCGCGCCTCTATATCCAGATGGGGACTCACGAGCTTCTCCTGTCAGATATCGGGAAGTTCGTGGATAAGGCGCGCTGGGCGGGTGTTCCGGTCCAGGCCGAGATCTGGGAAGGAATGTTCCACTGCTGGCAGATCTTCGCCAGCCAGATCCCTGAAGGAAAGGAAGCAATAGAGCAGGCCGGCGCCTTCATCCAGAGCATACTTGCCCGCTAA
- a CDS encoding DUF6159 family protein, producing MFESIGRSISLVKTSWGILMQDKKLLAFPVMSGIISLIVLATFLLPLFFAGSLKAAVPGGSLVFYVGLFVFYLVSYFVVIFFNTALITCVNARLNGREMGIGEALSASLRHLPAILAWALVSATVGLLLQVLAEKAGFIGEIAAGLIGGAWGLVTFFVVPVLMLEEKGVVDSMKESISLIKKTWGESIVGAGSIMLIFMFIGIIAFLGLLGTMFLQNAVVFWIAIFLFIILVIVLGVVASAMQGIFVTALYQYAKTGTVPSAFDKDQIASAFVAKPASKVGNI from the coding sequence ATGTTTGAGAGTATTGGCAGGAGTATCTCGCTCGTCAAAACGAGCTGGGGTATCCTCATGCAGGACAAGAAACTGCTCGCATTCCCGGTTATGTCGGGAATTATTTCCCTGATCGTGCTTGCAACTTTCCTCCTCCCCCTGTTCTTTGCCGGGAGCCTGAAGGCTGCAGTCCCAGGAGGATCGCTTGTCTTCTACGTCGGCCTGTTTGTGTTCTACTTAGTCAGTTACTTTGTCGTGATCTTCTTCAATACTGCGCTGATCACGTGCGTGAACGCCCGCCTGAACGGGCGGGAGATGGGTATCGGCGAGGCACTCTCGGCGTCCCTGCGGCATCTCCCTGCAATCCTTGCCTGGGCACTGGTCTCGGCAACCGTTGGTCTCCTGCTCCAGGTCCTTGCGGAAAAAGCAGGCTTCATCGGAGAGATAGCAGCAGGGCTCATCGGTGGTGCGTGGGGACTTGTCACCTTCTTTGTGGTGCCAGTACTCATGCTTGAAGAGAAGGGCGTGGTGGATTCGATGAAAGAATCCATTTCGCTCATTAAAAAGACCTGGGGCGAGAGTATTGTCGGCGCCGGCTCCATTATGCTCATTTTTATGTTCATCGGGATCATAGCATTCCTCGGTCTCCTTGGCACCATGTTCCTTCAGAATGCGGTTGTCTTCTGGATCGCCATCTTCCTCTTCATCATCCTTGTCATCGTTCTTGGCGTTGTTGCATCGGCCATGCAGGGAATCTTCGTCACGGCCCTGTACCAGTATGCAAAGACCGGCACGGTCCCGTCGGCATTTGACAAAGACCAGATCGCGAGTGCCTTTGTAGCCAAGCCGGCATCCAAGGTGGGGAACATCTGA
- a CDS encoding TylF/MycF/NovP-related O-methyltransferase, producing the protein MSLFPKKHIYSAFDTVVPSKYLLKFRKFIFFEPTMGHDIANRGRLSHYGSQERKDFAKALKKIRAESDLLLEDIEAYHIHMAVRRTQKVPGDIAEVGVYKGGSAKIICLSKGDKTLHLFDTFEGLPQVDEIDMVWPFYEGKFAASFDGVKAYLGDNPNVHFYKGIFPQTSDPVKDKTFSLVNLDVDCYESTKNCLEFFYPRLNPGGILISHDYITAPGVKKAFDDFFEGKAEPVLETAGSQCLVVKV; encoded by the coding sequence ATGAGCCTGTTTCCCAAGAAGCACATTTACTCGGCTTTCGACACGGTAGTCCCGAGCAAATACCTCCTCAAGTTCCGGAAATTCATCTTTTTTGAACCCACGATGGGGCACGATATCGCAAACCGGGGACGGCTTTCTCATTACGGCAGCCAGGAACGCAAGGATTTTGCAAAGGCCTTGAAGAAGATCCGGGCCGAGTCTGATCTCCTTTTGGAAGACATCGAGGCCTACCACATCCATATGGCGGTCAGGCGCACCCAGAAGGTTCCCGGTGATATTGCCGAAGTCGGGGTGTACAAAGGTGGTTCGGCGAAGATCATCTGCCTCTCAAAAGGCGACAAAACCCTTCACCTCTTCGACACGTTCGAAGGACTTCCCCAGGTTGACGAGATCGACATGGTCTGGCCGTTCTACGAAGGCAAATTCGCCGCTTCGTTTGACGGGGTAAAGGCATATCTGGGGGACAACCCGAATGTTCATTTCTACAAGGGGATCTTCCCGCAGACATCAGATCCGGTCAAGGACAAGACCTTCTCCCTTGTGAATCTTGATGTGGACTGTTATGAGAGCACAAAGAATTGCCTTGAATTTTTCTACCCCCGATTGAATCCCGGTGGCATTCTCATCTCCCACGATTACATCACTGCGCCCGGCGTGAAGAAAGCATTTGATGATTTCTTTGAAGGGAAAGCCGAACCCGTTCTGGAAACCGCGGGCTCCCAGTGTCTTGTTGTAAAAGTGTAA
- a CDS encoding IS5 family transposase → MSGFGDYFLHQEYTKIAGLGNKLGEIRDIIDWEKFRPILNDMYRDNKEIGGRPHNDEILMIKMLVLAGWHGLSDYEVELLAIDRLSFRHFLGYPEKIPDRSTVWLFRENLTNHGKIHLIWDELQRQLDEQGYSIKRGTIQDASFITSDPGHAKADKPRGDVAKTRRSRDGTWARKGNKSEFGYKLHSLIDKEYQFVRRFDTSTASLHDNQIDLSQKGETVYRDKGYFGTVPFASIDKTMKRSVRGKPISTKDKRRNRAISRTRSLVERPFAVIKRVFHAGHVMVTTHLRVHAKNLFACFSYNLFNLVTVQKNHTV, encoded by the coding sequence ATGAGCGGGTTTGGGGATTATTTTCTGCATCAGGAATATACCAAGATCGCCGGACTGGGGAACAAGTTAGGAGAGATCCGGGACATAATCGATTGGGAGAAATTTCGTCCGATCCTCAACGATATGTATCGGGATAACAAAGAGATCGGAGGCCGACCCCATAACGATGAGATCCTCATGATCAAGATGCTCGTTCTTGCCGGCTGGCATGGCTTATCAGATTATGAGGTAGAACTCCTTGCCATAGACCGGTTATCGTTTCGACATTTTCTCGGGTATCCGGAGAAAATCCCCGATCGATCGACGGTATGGTTATTCCGGGAAAACCTGACGAACCACGGAAAGATCCATCTCATCTGGGATGAACTCCAGCGACAATTGGACGAACAAGGCTATTCGATAAAACGAGGTACCATTCAGGATGCATCGTTCATCACATCCGATCCCGGCCACGCCAAGGCAGATAAGCCCCGGGGAGATGTTGCAAAAACCCGACGAAGCCGGGATGGAACCTGGGCCAGGAAAGGTAACAAATCAGAATTTGGATACAAACTCCATTCACTCATCGACAAAGAATACCAGTTTGTCCGAAGATTCGATACATCAACTGCATCACTTCATGACAACCAGATTGATCTCTCGCAAAAAGGTGAAACGGTATACCGGGACAAAGGATATTTCGGAACCGTCCCTTTCGCCTCCATCGACAAAACAATGAAACGATCGGTTCGTGGTAAACCGATCTCAACGAAAGACAAACGCAGAAACCGGGCGATCAGCAGAACACGGTCTCTCGTTGAACGACCGTTTGCAGTGATCAAACGGGTGTTTCATGCTGGGCATGTGATGGTGACTACACACCTCCGGGTCCATGCTAAAAATCTCTTCGCCTGTTTCTCATACAATCTCTTTAATCTCGTAACTGTTCAAAAAAATCATACGGTCTAG